A DNA window from Candidatus Syntrophoarchaeum caldarius contains the following coding sequences:
- a CDS encoding purine phosphorylase family 1, with translation MTYILLSPTIFEVTHLLPELGVTDRRSLGVLDLHCGKIGKKRVVAAISGVGKVNTAYALTLLFEAYPETETVILSGCGGAYSGSGGAIGDVMIATEEIYADEGVLIEEGWLSMEDIGIPLLEKGDKHYFNNFVMKEEVLERVRSITDEIHHPEIIYGRFLTISTCSGSSKRGSRLYERFGAICENMEGAAAAHIAAIYDVDLIEVRGVSNLVEDRVFENWDIRAAVKNCSEVVLAILREL, from the coding sequence ATGACCTACATTCTGCTTTCACCAACGATCTTCGAAGTGACACATCTACTTCCAGAACTTGGTGTAACAGATCGACGATCGCTGGGTGTGCTCGATCTTCACTGTGGTAAGATTGGTAAGAAGAGAGTGGTGGCTGCAATCTCGGGTGTTGGAAAAGTAAATACTGCATACGCCCTCACACTGCTTTTTGAGGCATATCCTGAGACGGAAACTGTGATCTTGTCTGGATGTGGTGGTGCATACAGCGGGAGCGGTGGCGCTATCGGGGATGTTATGATCGCAACAGAAGAAATCTACGCTGATGAAGGAGTTTTAATAGAAGAGGGGTGGCTTTCCATGGAGGATATAGGAATCCCTTTGCTTGAAAAGGGCGATAAGCACTACTTCAACAACTTTGTGATGAAGGAAGAGGTACTTGAACGGGTTAGGTCAATCACAGACGAGATCCACCATCCCGAGATAATCTATGGAAGATTTCTAACCATATCAACCTGTTCAGGGTCGAGTAAGCGCGGATCCAGACTTTATGAAAGGTTTGGAGCGATCTGTGAAAATATGGAGGGAGCAGCAGCAGCCCATATCGCAGCAATCTATGATGTAGATCTCATAGAGGTTCGGGGGGTGAGCAACCTCGTCGAGGATCGGGTGTTTGAGAACTGGGATATCCGTGCTGCAGTCAAGAATTGTAGTGAGGTTGTATTAGCAATTCTGAGAGAGTTGTAA